TTCCCGAATGTTGTAACCAGTATAATGAAGTGACTCGTGAGATAATAGCCATTTATCCGAAAGCAAGGGATAAAGTCGGAGAAAAATTCCTGAAAGAAGCACGTAGGATATGGACTGTCGACCAGACTGGCGCCGCTGCAGAGGAAGCATGCTATTGGTTATCGTTGATTGATCCGAAATCTTCGGCTTATCCCGGTGGAGAAAGGCTGTATGCTGAAATAAAAGGTAGAGTGAAAGAAGAGGTGCAGCATGAAATGAAGGTCTATGACGATAATGTTGACTTGATAAAACAACAGATAAATGCTGCCAAGGAAATAGGAATGGCTTATGGCAAAGGACAGCAGACCGAAATAAACGTGATAAAATAGAAAGAATTTGTTGAATTAAAATATTTATGGCAAAATGAAGAAAAGTATATTGATAGGTTTGATAGCTTTCATCACATTGGGGAGCTCAGGCACTTTATTTGCTCAGGATTTAACGCTCCAGCGTGATAAAAAAGGTAGAGTTGGTCTTGTAGATGCAAAAGGCAAGTTCGTTGTTAAACCTAAGTACGATGAGATAGGGAATTTTGAAGGTGGACTCGCTAAAGTACGTATCAAAGATAAATTTGGATTCATCAATGAAAAAGGTGATGTTGTACTGAAAGTGCAATATTCGGTGATTGAAGATTTCGTCGATGGTGTAGCTAAAATTTGTATTGGCGCCAAATATAATAAGAATACAGATGACCTGGAAGGCGGTAAATGGGGATATGTGGAAGATAATGGTGAAATCCTTATAAAGCCCATATATGATGATATAGAGTATTTTAATAAGTTTAATATTGCCAAGACCAAAAAAGGCAAAGTATATGGTTGGGTTTCCAGGTATGGACAAGAGTTGATTAAACCGGAATATACTGAAATAGGTGAGTTGATTGATGGCATGGCACGTGTATGCAAAGGTGGGAAAATAGGTAAAAGCGGACAGTTGGAAAATGGTAAATGGGGATTTGTTGATGATGGTGGGCGTATCGTCATAAAGGTAAAGTACCGTTCAGCCGGAGAATTTTGTGAAGGAGTGGCTTGGGTTGGAACAGGACCAATGCGTTATAGTTACATCAATAAGCAGGGAATGGTGATAAGCGAAGACTCTTATACCAATAACAATGCCCGTAACGGCATTATTATCCAGCAGAAAATGCTGCATAAGAAAGAAAGTAAGACCGGAAAGAAAGGAATGTTCTATGGCATTTTAGATACAAGAGGCATGGTACTGGAAGACTTTGTTTATAATGCTATTGCCATGAACCAGCATAACTGGGCGTCTGCTCTGGATATAAGTACCGGAAAATCTTATTTTTTGCATAATGAAAACGGCAAGATTACAAAACTTGAAGCAGGGGCGCTGGATTTTAAATTCAATAATGAAATAGAAAGATACACTATCGGTGATAAATCCGGTTACGTACGGCGGGATGG
The DNA window shown above is from Bacteroides faecium and carries:
- a CDS encoding WG repeat-containing protein; this translates as MKKSILIGLIAFITLGSSGTLFAQDLTLQRDKKGRVGLVDAKGKFVVKPKYDEIGNFEGGLAKVRIKDKFGFINEKGDVVLKVQYSVIEDFVDGVAKICIGAKYNKNTDDLEGGKWGYVEDNGEILIKPIYDDIEYFNKFNIAKTKKGKVYGWVSRYGQELIKPEYTEIGELIDGMARVCKGGKIGKSGQLENGKWGFVDDGGRIVIKVKYRSAGEFCEGVAWVGTGPMRYSYINKQGMVISEDSYTNNNARNGIIIQQKMLHKKESKTGKKGMFYGILDTRGMVLEDFVYNAIAMNQHNWASALDISTGKSYFLHNENGKITKLEAGALDFKFNNEIERYTIGDKSGYVRRDGKLMIEPKYKVLGDYTDYTIASENGSGFGYLSKTGDVLIPFEYDKTSAFNDGYASVCKQNKWYVIDSKNNVTLTTDMDYLGVYSEGLIPAMKGGKAGFISLDGKEAMPFNYEMVSSVHKGKFNYKENGKWGIKDAKGTVLLAPAYEDLSNFYDEFGNKILANAGKFGLLNFEEKEILSPTFDFLGLDSQHGIYIVSQKVTKDNCKKAADIMKEYIMGESQKGLLDSNLYANLGIDMDKVKGKVMKKMEKGGTFAPEKFIGESLWGAVSKDGQVIIEAYCPVSPLSAYQVVIGQYGQKKVSADDIEYLMKHPGYYIVNYNRFKVSEVIPEELWDF